One segment of Sesamum indicum cultivar Zhongzhi No. 13 linkage group LG4, S_indicum_v1.0, whole genome shotgun sequence DNA contains the following:
- the LOC105160945 gene encoding uncharacterized protein LOC105160945 encodes MGSKERRSEFQMPLHYPKYSRKEYQDMPEWAVDRLLAEYGLPAHGDLAQKRRFAMGAFLWPDNSNAVVAAAALRKKNV; translated from the coding sequence ATGGGGAGCAAAGAAAGGAGGAGCGAGTTCCAAATGCCTCTGCACTATCCCAAGTACAGCAGAAAGGAGTACCAAGACATGCCGGAGTGGGCGGTGGATAGGCTTCTGGCCGAGTATGGGCTGCCTGCCCACGGCGACTTGGCGCAGAAACGACGCTTTGCCATGGGGGCATTCCTCTGGCCTGACAATAGCAATGCTGTTGTGGCTGCTGCAGCTCTCCGCAAGAAAAATGTCTGA
- the LOC105160944 gene encoding mannose-1-phosphate guanylyltransferase 1, whose protein sequence is MKALILVGGFGTRLRPLTLSVPKPLVEFANKPMILHQIEALKAIGVTEVVLAINYQPEVMLNFLKDFEAKLEIKITCSQETEPLGTAGPLALARDKLIDDSGEPFFVLNSDVISEYPLKEMIEFHKSHGGEASIMVTKVDEPSKYGVVVMEETTGQVERFVEKPKLFVGNKINAGIYLLNPSVLDRIELRPTSIEKEVFPKIAAEKKLYAMVLPGFWMDIGQPRDYITGLRLYLDSLRKKSSSKLALGTHIIGNVLVDESAKIGEGCLIGPDVAIGPGCVVESGVRLSRCTVMRGVRIKKHACISSSIIGWHSTVGQWARVENMTILGEDVHVGDEIYSNGGVVLPHKEIKSSILKPEIVM, encoded by the exons ATGAAGGCGCTCATTCTTGTTGGAGGGTTCGGTACTAGATTGAGGCCATTGACTCTGAGTGTGCCCAAGCCACTGGTCGAATTTGCTAACAAGCCCATGATTTTGCATCAg ATAGAAGCCCTCAAGGCTATTGGAGTGACTGAAGTAGTCCTGGCTATCAATTATCAGCCTGAG GTAATGCTTAACTTCTTGAAAGATTTTGAGGCAAAGCTTGAGATCAAGATTACATGTTCGCAAGAGACTGAGCCTCTTGGAACAGCAGGTCCCCTTGCTTTGGCTAGGGACAAGCTCATAGATGATTCTGGTGAgccattttttgttcttaatagTGATGTGATCAGTGAATACCCTCTGAAAGAGATGATTGAATTCCATAAATCTCATGGAGGTGAAGCTTCTATAATGGTGACCAAG GTGGATGAGCCTTCAAAGTATGGTGTCGTCGTCATGGAAGAAACTACTGGACAGGTTGAGAGGTTTGTTGAGAAGCCAAAGTTATTTGTGGGTAACAAGATCAATGCTGGCATTTACCTTCTGAACCCTTCCGTGCTTGATCGTATCGAATTGCGCCCTACATCAATTGAGAAAGAGGTTTTCCCAAAAATTGCAGCAGAGAAAAAACTCTACGCAATGGTCCTGCCAGGCTTTTGGATGGACATTGGACAGCCAAGGGATTACATCACTGGCCTGAGACTCTACCTGGACTCCTTGAGGAAAAAATCTTCTTCTAAATTGGCCTTGGGAACTCATATAATCGGAAATGTCTTGGTTGATGAAAGTGCAAAAATAGGGGAGGGATGCTTGATTGGCCCTGATGTTGCAATTGGCCCCGGTTGTGTTGTTGAGTCAGGTGTGAGGCTGTCTCGCTGCACAGTTATGCGTGGAGTCCGCATTAAGAAACATGCCTGCATATCATCTAGTATCATTGGGTGGCACTCAACCGTTGGTCAGTGGGCTCGGGTAGAGAACATGACCATTCTTGGAGAAGACGTGCATGTTGGTGATGAAATTTACAGCAACGGAGGAGTTGTTTTGCCTCATAAGGAGATCAAGTCCAGCATCTTGAAGCCAGAGATAGTAATGTAA
- the LOC105160946 gene encoding BTB/POZ and MATH domain-containing protein 3 (The sequence of the model RefSeq protein was modified relative to this genomic sequence to represent the inferred CDS: added 69 bases not found in genome assembly) → MIVNCSEPNNALDSSSRSINETVNGSHHFTIRGYSLAKGMGPGKYISSDTFSIGGYEWAIYFYPDGKNPEDSSMYVSVFIALASEGTDVRALFELTLLDQSGKGKHKVHSHFDRALESGPYTLKYRGSMWGYKRFFRRTSLETSDFLKDDCLSMNCTVGVVRTRVEGPKLYSVPIPPSDMGQSLKYLLDAELGCDIIFQVGEESYKAHKLILAARSPVFRAQFFGLVGNPNSDKVELEDVEPSIFKALLQFIYSDELPDFHEIIGSTSTSSAIMMQHLLAAADRFGLDRLKQLCEAKLCEEVSADTVATTLPLQSSTTAHSSRPYV, encoded by the exons ATGATTGTGAACTGCAGTGAACCCAACAACGCActcgactcgagctcgagaTCTATAAACGAGACGGTGAATGGGTCGCACCACTTCACCATACGCGGCTACTCTTTGGCGAAGGGCATGGGACCCGGCAAGTACATTTCTTCCGATACTTTCAGCATCGGCGGATATGAATGGGCGATTTACTTTTATCCGGATGGGAAAAACCCCGAGGATTCCTCGATGTATGTCTCGGTTTTTATTGCGTTGGCCAGCGAAGGCACTGATGTGAGGGCACTATTTGAGCTCACTCTTTTGGATCAGAGTGGGAAAGGCAAGCATAAGGTTCATAGTCATTTTGATCGGGCCCTGGAGAGTGGGCCTTACACGCTCAAATACAGGGGAAGCATGTG GGGTTATAAACGATTTTTCAGAAGGACTTCTTTGGAGACTTCTGATTTTCTGAAGGATGATTGTCTTTCCATGAATTGTACTGTTGGAGTTGTTCGAACTCGTGTTGAGGGGCCAAAATTGTACAGTGTTCCCATCCCTCCATCAGATATGGGCCAAAGTCTCAAGTATTTGCTGGATGCTGAACTTGGCTGCGATATAATTTTCCAAGTTGGGGAAGAATCATACAAGGCTCATAAGTTAATACTCGCTGCCCGTTCTCCTGTGTTTAGAGCCCAGTTTTTTGGACTTGTTGGAAATCCTAATAGTGACAAAGTGGAACTTGAGGATGTTGAACCTTCTATTTTCAAG GCATTGCTCCAGTTTATTTACTCTGATGAACTTCCAgattttcatgaaataattGGCTCAACATCAACGTCTTCTGCAATAATGATGCAACATCTGTTGGCTGCTGCGGACCGCTTTGGTTTAGATAGGTTGAAACAATTATGTGAAGCAAAATTGTGTGAAGAGGTTAGCGCT
- the LOC105160948 gene encoding protein HESO1 isoform X1: MNGYNFLERAIKDILRVINPSKEDWSVRFHIINEVRAVAESIESLRGATVEPFGSFASNLFTKWGDLDISIELQNGSYISSPGRKHKQSLLGDVLRALRKKGGFRRMQFISNARVPILKFECYDISCDISINNLSGQMKSKMLFWINEIDGRFRDLVLLVKEWAKTHHINDSKSGTLNSYSLSLLVVFHLQTLAPPILPPLREIYPRNMVDDLTGVRAVAEKHIEDTCAVNINRIKSDKLRLINRSSMSELFISFLAKFSDICSSASTHGISPYAGQSEDIDSNMRWLPKTYALFVEDPFEQPANTARTVSSNQLIKISDAIQATHGILTSPNQNQTSLVSALAGEHVCWLTRTSVSTPVIKSGARNPGANHSRNGLKTRTERKQTPLQTQNKSQNKRMDKRQNDATNGPMHASTSQKQQVWRPRSQTKVDQIGSDG; the protein is encoded by the exons ATGAATGGCTATAATTTCTTGGAGCGTGCTATCAAGGATATTCTTCGTGTAATCAATCCCTCAAAAGAGGATTGGTCTGTCAGATTTCATATTATCAATGAGGTTCGAGCTGTTGCTGAATCCATAGAAAGTCTAAGAG GTGCAACTGTGGAACCATTTGGGTCTTTTGCATCTAATCTCTTTACAAAATGGGGTGATTTGGATATATCCATAGAGCTGCAAAATGGTTCGTATATTTCATCTCCTGGGAGAAAGCACAAGCAAAGTTTATTGGGAGATGTCCTAAGAGCTTTGAGAAAGAAAG GTGGATTTCGTAGGATGCAGTTCATCTCCAATGCAAGGGTACCTATTCTGAAATTTGAGTGCTATGACATCTCGTGTGACATCTCAATCAACAATTTAAGCGGCcaaatgaaatcaaaaatGTTATTCTGGATAAATGAGATCGATGGACGCTTCCGTGATCTGGTTTTACTG GTCAAGGAATGGGCGAAAACTCACCATATCAATGATTCAAAATCTGGAACTTTGAATTCATATTCTCTTAGTCTGCTTGTAGTTTTCCATTTGCAG ACTTTGGCACCTCCAATATTACCTCCTCTTAGAGAAATATATCCAAGAAATATGGTTGATGACCTTACAG GTGTGAGGGCTGTTGCAGAAAAACATATTGAAGATACTTGTGCTGTAAACATAAACAGAATTAAGTCAGATAAGTTGAGGTTGATCAACCGAAGCTCTATGTCTGAGCTCTTCATTTCGTTCCTTGCAAAG TTTTCTGACATTTGTTCAAGTGCTTCTACACATGGCATTAGCCCATATGCTGGACAATCGGAAGATATTGACAGCAACATGAGATGGTTGCCTAAAACCTATGCACTATTt GTTGAAGATCCCTTTGAGCAGCCAGCAAACACAGCTAGGACAGTTAGCAGCAACCAATTAATAAAGATATCTGATGCAATTCAGGCGACTCATGGAATACTTACCTCaccaaatcaaaatcaaacttCACTTGTCTCGGCTCTGGCCGGGGAACATGTATGTTGGTTAACGAGAACATCTGTCTCAACACCTGTAATCAAATCCGGAGCAAGAAATCCTGGTGCTAATCACAGCAGAAATGGCCTCAAGACTCGAACAGAGAGAAAGCAGACACCTTTGCAGACGCAGAATAAGTCTCAGAACAAAAGGATGGATAAACGTCAAAATGACGCAACTAATGGACCTATGCATGCATCTACAAGTCAAAAACAGCAAGTTTGGAGGCCAAGATCTCAGACCAAAGTGGATCAAATTGGTTCTGATGGCTGA
- the LOC105160948 gene encoding protein HESO1 isoform X2, with protein sequence MNGYNFLERAIKDILRVINPSKEDWSVRFHIINEVRAVAESIESLRGATVEPFGSFASNLFTKWGDLDISIELQNGSYISSPGRKHKQSLLGDVLRALRKKGGFRRMQFISNARVPILKFECYDISCDISINNLSGQMKSKMLFWINEIDGRFRDLVLLVKEWAKTHHINDSKSGTLNSYSLSLLVVFHLQTLAPPILPPLREIYPRNMVDDLTGVRAVAEKHIEDTCAVNINRIKSDKLRLINRSSMSELFISFLAKVEDPFEQPANTARTVSSNQLIKISDAIQATHGILTSPNQNQTSLVSALAGEHVCWLTRTSVSTPVIKSGARNPGANHSRNGLKTRTERKQTPLQTQNKSQNKRMDKRQNDATNGPMHASTSQKQQVWRPRSQTKVDQIGSDG encoded by the exons ATGAATGGCTATAATTTCTTGGAGCGTGCTATCAAGGATATTCTTCGTGTAATCAATCCCTCAAAAGAGGATTGGTCTGTCAGATTTCATATTATCAATGAGGTTCGAGCTGTTGCTGAATCCATAGAAAGTCTAAGAG GTGCAACTGTGGAACCATTTGGGTCTTTTGCATCTAATCTCTTTACAAAATGGGGTGATTTGGATATATCCATAGAGCTGCAAAATGGTTCGTATATTTCATCTCCTGGGAGAAAGCACAAGCAAAGTTTATTGGGAGATGTCCTAAGAGCTTTGAGAAAGAAAG GTGGATTTCGTAGGATGCAGTTCATCTCCAATGCAAGGGTACCTATTCTGAAATTTGAGTGCTATGACATCTCGTGTGACATCTCAATCAACAATTTAAGCGGCcaaatgaaatcaaaaatGTTATTCTGGATAAATGAGATCGATGGACGCTTCCGTGATCTGGTTTTACTG GTCAAGGAATGGGCGAAAACTCACCATATCAATGATTCAAAATCTGGAACTTTGAATTCATATTCTCTTAGTCTGCTTGTAGTTTTCCATTTGCAG ACTTTGGCACCTCCAATATTACCTCCTCTTAGAGAAATATATCCAAGAAATATGGTTGATGACCTTACAG GTGTGAGGGCTGTTGCAGAAAAACATATTGAAGATACTTGTGCTGTAAACATAAACAGAATTAAGTCAGATAAGTTGAGGTTGATCAACCGAAGCTCTATGTCTGAGCTCTTCATTTCGTTCCTTGCAAAG GTTGAAGATCCCTTTGAGCAGCCAGCAAACACAGCTAGGACAGTTAGCAGCAACCAATTAATAAAGATATCTGATGCAATTCAGGCGACTCATGGAATACTTACCTCaccaaatcaaaatcaaacttCACTTGTCTCGGCTCTGGCCGGGGAACATGTATGTTGGTTAACGAGAACATCTGTCTCAACACCTGTAATCAAATCCGGAGCAAGAAATCCTGGTGCTAATCACAGCAGAAATGGCCTCAAGACTCGAACAGAGAGAAAGCAGACACCTTTGCAGACGCAGAATAAGTCTCAGAACAAAAGGATGGATAAACGTCAAAATGACGCAACTAATGGACCTATGCATGCATCTACAAGTCAAAAACAGCAAGTTTGGAGGCCAAGATCTCAGACCAAAGTGGATCAAATTGGTTCTGATGGCTGA